TTTAATTCCTTGTCACCTATAACTATAACGTAGGGTATCTTCTGAAGCTCCGCATCCCTTATTTTTGCACCCAATCTTTCTTGATTATCATCCGTTTCAACTCTCAGCCCTTCATCTTTTAGCTTTCGCTCAATCTCTTTTGCATAATTGATATGCTTTTCCGATATAGGTATGATCCTTATCTGTATTGGAGAAAGCCATACAGGGAGCGTACCTGCGTAATGTTCCAAAAGCACTCCGGTAAATCTCTCAATAGATCCCAGAAGCGCCCTGTGTATCATATAAGGTCTGTGTCTCTTATTGTCAGGACCTACGTAGGTCATGTCAAAACGCTCAGGTAAATTAAAATCAAATTGTATTGTTGAACATTGCCAGAGCCTTCCTATGGCATCTTTTATCTTCACATCAATTTTTGGACCGTAAAAGGCTCCTCCACCTTCGTCTATCTGGTAGTCAATCCCCATAACTTCTACAGCTTTTTTGAGCGATCTTTCCGCAAGCTCCCACTGTTGCTCTGAACCAATAGCATCAATAGGTTTTGTGGATATGTAAACTTTGAACTCGTTAAAGCCGAAATCTCTCAGCATAGAAATTGCAAACTCAAGTGTTTCGTATATGACACCTTCCACCTGTTCAGGTGTACATATTATATGAGCATCATCCTGGGTGAATCCCCTCACTCTCATAAGTCCGTGCAGAACACCTGACATTTCGTATCTGTACACAGTTCCCAGCTCCGCAAGTTTTAGGGGGAGTTCACGATAACTTCTTACCCTACTCTTGTATATAGCTATATGAAAAGGACAGTTCATAGGTTTTACAAAGTACTCCTCATGTTCCACTTGCATGGAAGGGAACATGTTGGGTTTGTAATAATCAAGGTGTCCGCTTATTTGCCAGAGCTTTGCGTTTCCCATATGGGGTGTATAAACAAACTGGTAGCCTCTCTTTTCGTGTTCTTCCTTCCAATAATCCTCAAGTACCTTTCTGTAGGCGCCTCCCTTTGGAAGCCACAAAACAAGACCTGGACCTACATCATCATCTATGAGGAAAAGTTCTAACTCCCTTCCAAGCTTTCTGTGATCTCTCTTTTTTGCCTCCTCATAAAAATTGAGCCTTTCCTGTAATTCCTTACTATCCCAAAAAGCCATACCGTAGATCCTTTGGAGCATAGGTTTTGAAGCATCCCCCATCCAATAAGCTCCGCTTAGGTGAGTGAGTTTGAAAGCACCTGTCATGCCTGTTGATGGTAAGTGAGGTCCTCTGCATAAATCCACAAAGTCGTTTTGCTCATATACAGATATAACATCTTCCGGGCTTATGCGTTCAATGATATCAAGTTTGTACCTTTCTTTGAGTTCTTCAAAGAGTTTTTTGGCTTGCTCCCTGTCAATTTCTCTCCTGAGTATAGGATAATCTCTCTGTATTATCTCTCTCATCTTCTCTTCTATCTTGGGAAGGTCTTCCTCGCTAAGTCTCACACCTTCTATCTCCACATCGTAGTAAAAACCTTCCTCAGTAGTGGGACCAACACCGAGATGAACTCTGTCTTTACCGTAAATCTCCTTAAGCGCTTGTGCCATTATATGAGCCAAAGAGTGTCTAAGTATTTCCAGACTTTCAGGATCATCCCTGTATATTGGTATCACATGAGCATCCTTCCTTATAGGTGTTTGAAGGTCGTATACCTTACCGTCAACCTTCCCACCTAAGGCATCTTTTATGCCAGCCTTTTTATATATCTCTCCCAGTGGTGTACCTTTTTCTACTTCGTAAACTTTATCGTTTATTATCACCCTTATCATGTTTTAATAGTATATAAAATGATGCTTGAGTATAGTAGTCTACTTGAAGGTAGAGAAAAAATTTGCGTGGTGGGTATGGGTTATGTAGGTCTTCCGCTTGCAGTTGCTTTTTCTAAGCACTTCAAAGTTATAGGTTATGACAGAAAGGCTTCAAGAATAAAGCAACTTATTTCTGGTCTGGACATCACGGGTGAGCTTCGTAAAGAGGAAATTCTCAACTCAGGTGTTGAGTTCACAGATGACGAAAGGCGTATATCCGAAGCTAAGTTCATAATAGTAGCTGTGCCTACACCTGTTGACAAGCTGAAAAATCCGGATCTTTCTTTTTTGAGGGATGCGTCAACTACAGTGGGAAGATATTTGAGAAAAGATAGCGTTGTAGTATACGAGTCCACCGTTTATCCTGGAGCTACCGAAGAGGTTTGTGTTCCTATACTTGAAAGGGAAAGCGGACTAAAATGGAGGAGGGATTTCTTTGTAGGATATTCACCTGAGAGGGTAAACCCCGGTGATCGGGAACATACTGTAGAAAATATCGTGAAGGTCGTTGCAGGAGATACCGAAAACACTCTTGAGCTGGTGGCATCCGTTTACGGCAAAATCATAAAGGCTGGCATCTATAAAGCGCCTGATATAAGGACTGCTGAAGCTGCAAAGGTCATAGAGAATATACAAAGGGATATAAACATAGCCTTAATGAACGAGCTTTCCATGATCTTTCATAAATTAGATATTGACACAAAAGAGGTTTTAAAAGCCGCAGGTACTAAGTGGAACTTTTTAAAATTTGAACCCGGACTCGTAGGTGGGCATTGTATACCCGTAGATCCATACTATCTGGCACATAAATCTTTACAGGTAGGGCATGTTCCTGAGCTTATTCTGGCTGGTAGGAGGATAAACGAAAGTGTACCTTCTTATATAGCCTATCAGACGGTTAAACTCCTCATAAAAGGCGGTAAAAGTATAAACTCGGCTAAGGTTTTGCTTATGGGTATAACCTTTAAAGAAAATGTACCCGACATAAGAAACAGCAAAGTTTACGAGCTTTATAGAGAACTTGAGGATTTTGGTGTAAAGGTTTACGTGTATGATCCGGTAGCTAACGATGAAGAAGTAAGACAAGAGTATGGCATAGATCTTTTGAAGGACATAAAGGCACACAAACCCTATGACTGTGTTATACTGGCAGTCAAACACGACACCTTTTTGGAGAGCTATGATCTGTCCTTTTACAAGTCGGTAATGACGAAACCTTATATACTCGTTGATGTAAAGGGTATTTATGATAGAAATACAGCTTTTAAAGAGGGTTTTATATACTGGAGGCTATAATAGGCGTTTAAGAGTAAACAAAAAATCAAGAAGCACGTGCAGTATCTCCGATACAATAAGACCCAGAAGAAAGTAAAAACTTGATTCGCTTTTAGCAAGATATCGAAAGAAACCTTCAAGATCAATTGATAGCAGTATACGGGAAAGCTCAGGACTCACATAACTGAAAATGCCTACCAGAAAAAAGTAAAAAAACAGTACCACGAGGTTTAGATAAATGAGTCTTAAAAAAGTTCCTACGATAGGTATATGGCTCGTTCCTCTATGTTTTGAACGTTTTTGATAAGGCAACCATAGGACTTTTAAGTACTTCCATCTCTTAGATGGTTTGGAATGTTTAAGATCAATATCAGGAGAAAGGAAAAAAGTACCTACAATGTAGCCTAAGCTAAAGGGAAGATAGAACTCCTTAGGTATGAAGTAAAGGGACAATGGGAGCAAAAGCAGGTTTACCATGTCGTGACTTTTACCCAAAGCCATCGCTATCCTCTATATCTAAGAGGTTAAAGACTTTACCTCTTCTCGTATCTATGCTGTAAACTATCCTCTTATTTGAGGATAGCACTCCTTGTATCTTTTTTCCCCAGATGTTGTTATAACTGATGAAAGTTATGTTAGGGTATGCCTTTAAAATTAACCTACCGTTATTTGTTTCCACTTTTTCAATCCTGAGAGGATCAGACACAAACACGGGCTGTGGAAAACCTTCGCCGTAAGGCTCAAGCATCTTAAGACTTCTGACTATAGCTTCATCTACATGTAGAGGATTAAGAAACATATCTATGTAAAGTCGTGGTTCTTCCCTCTTTATTTCCGAAAACACTTCGTCAATCATCCTCTCAAAATTGTTCAAATACTCGATCTTTATAGTTAAACCCGCAGCACCTGTATGCCCTCCCCATCTTATAAACATGTGTGAGAGTTTTTTCAACCCTTCGTAAACATTTATACCTTCCACGCTTCTTACGGAAGCTGTTGCAAACTCTTTCCCTACTGAAAAGACAGCTGAAGGCTTTGAAAGTGTACTTGAAAGCTTACCTGCCACTATACCGGCTACACCGCTTGCCCATTCACCCATACGCACAACCAGAAAATTTCTCTCTCTCTGAGAGTGTATTTCACTCATAGCTCTTTCAAAGGCTATACTGGAGATATACTTTCTGTACTCGTTTGCTTCCTCTACCTTTCTGAACCACATCCTTGCAGTGGCTTCATCCTTTGAAAGTAAAAGATTCATCGCTATCTTTGGTTTGGAGACTCTGCCAGGTGCGTTAAGCCTCGGAGCTATGGAAAAAGTTATGTCCCTTGAGGTGATCTCATCTCTTATGCCTATACCTTCTATTAAAGCCTTTATACCGTATGCTTTGGTTTCTCCTCCTGTCATTATGTAGTTGAGCATCCTTATACCGTTAGATACGAGTATGCGGTTTAAAGGATTCAAAGGCATAACATCTGCGAGAGTACCTATGGCTGTGAGGTAAAGGTAATCTCTTACATCTATGTCTATCTCAAGCTCTTTTCTCAACCTTGCAACCAGATAAAAGCTCAAAGCTACGGAGGATATCTCTTTTAGTTCATCGGGTGTAGTTTGATCTATCTTAGGGTTTACTATCAGCGCTTTGGGTAATTCCTCATGGGGATTATGATGGTCTATTATGATGGTTTCTATCTTTGAATCTTTTAATTCCTCAATGGCTGTTGTGCCATTATCAACCGTTATAAGAAGCTGTGCATATTTGGCAAAAGTGTCCACCATCTCTTTACGAAGTCCGTAACCCGTCTGTCTTGTGGGGAGTACGGAGTAAACCTTTGCACCAGCTCTCTTTAAAAAGTCATACAGTATAACACTTCCCGTCACACCATCCACATCATAGTCCCCATAGATAATTATCCTTTTGCCCTCTTTTACGCTTCTTACTATCTTTTCCACAGCCTGTTCTATGTTTGGTATGAGGTAATAGGGTAGGAGGTTTTTGAGCCGGTTGTCAAACACCCTATCATCTAAGTTTCTGTTGGCGAGTATTTGAGCGATCAGGTATCCATACTTTTCCTGCATATCCTTCTGTGGAGTTATCAGCTGGCTCAGGATAACCCACTCCCTTCCAGATATGCCTCTCATATCTTTACAGGCTCCAAAAATTCCTCACACCATTTGGATATACTTCCAGCACCCATAAAGAGTATCACATCTGTGTCTCTTGCTTCCCTTCTGATGGCATTGAAAAGCTCAGCTCTGTCTTCAAAAAAATTGCATCCTGCAAGTTTTGCTAAAACTTCCGCCGAGACACCGTAAAGATTTTCCTCACCTGCGGAGTATATATCCGTTAAAAAACATACATCGGACTCTTTTAAAACTTGGGCAAACTCCTCAAGGAGGTAATAAGTCCTTGAATACCTGTGAGGCTGAAAAACGAGTAGAAGCCTTTTTTTCGGATACATCTCCCTGAGTGCGCTTATAACCGCCTTTATTTCTGTAGGATGGTGTCCATAATCATCGTAAACTAAAGCACCATTGAAGTAACCTTTGAACTCAAGCCTTCTTTCCGCATTTTTAAAGGTCTCTAAGGCTTTTTTTATTGTATCTACAGAAATCCCCATCTGCAAGCTGACCGCCACACTTGCAAGGGCATTATACACGTTGTGCCTTCCAGCTACTGAAAGTTTTATCCTTTCTAAAGGTTTTTCATAAAAATAAAGGTCAAACTGGTAACACCCCCTTTCAATATTTATGCTTCTTGCCATCACATCAGATGATTCCTTTATACCAAAGGTTATCAGGCGCCTCTTGACCTTCTTCATCACATCTTTAGAGTTCTCGTCATCCGCATTCATAACGCAAAACCCGTAAAAAGGAACACTGTTTGCAAACCTCAAAAAAGCAGATTTTATCTCTTCAAGATCCTTATAGTATCCCAGGTGTTCTCTGTCTATATTGGTTATTACAGCCACTGTCGGCATAAGCTTTAAAAAAGAACCGTCGCTCTCATCCGCTTCAGATATGATAAGGTCATCTTTTCCAAATCTTGCATTCCCACCAAATTTTTGCAAAACACCACCTATGATCACTGTAGGATCGTATCCAGCATCATGTACTATGTGCGCTATCATAGAGGTTGTTGTAGTTTTTCCGTGAGAACCACAAACCGCTATACCCTCCCTTATTCTGAAAAGCTCGGCTAACATTTCCCCCCTGGATATTGTTGGTATACCCATCCTTTTTGCTTGAATTATCTCCGGATTGTCTTCAGATACAGCGGATGAATAAACTACCACATCCACATTCTCCACATTTTCAGGCTTATGTCCAATGGAAATCTTAGCTCCCTTTTTTCTCAAAAGCTCCACGTTCTTGCTCTCCCTAAGATCGGATCCCGAAACTTTATAACCCATCTCAAGAAGTACCTGAGCTATCCCACTCATGCCTATACCACCAATACCCACAAAGTGAAACCTTCTTATCCTTTCTCTGAACATCCGAATTAAAATTATAAAGGTAAGGTGGTAAAATAGAGTTATGAAGATCGGAGAATTTCTGAAGGAGCATAACCTTTCCGTTGGGGATAACTTCAGATTTCTTCTTGAAAAACTCGGTATGTATGACGAGCGATTTGTGAAAGAGTTAGAAGATCAAATAGGCGAACCTGCTAAGATGTCCAAATCCAAAGCCAACACTGTGGACCCGGAAGAAGCTATAAAAGCTTACGGTGCTGATACCATAAGACTATACATTCTCTTTGCGGGTCCTGTAGAGAAGGATTTTGAATGGACGGATGAGGGTGTACAAGGAGCTTACAGATTTTTGAGAAGACTCTGGAACTATTTTCATAAATACCTTGAAGATATTGCACATGTGAATTACACAAAAGATGAGCTTTCAGGTCTTGATGGCAGCGCGAAGGAAATAAGGAGAAGAACACACCAGACTCTGAAAAAGTATCTTTCCGATATGGAAGATCTGTCCTTTAATACAGCTATCGCCAGCATAATGGAGCTGATGAATACGCTTCAGGACTTTGATCCAAAGCAAGAAAGCGATTTCAAAGCTTTGAGGGAAAGTATTGAGATCATTCTCTTCATGCTTTATCCGATCACTCCCCATATATGTGATGAGCTATGGAGCAGGCTAGGACAAAAAAAATCAATGGCTTTTTATCCTTTCCCTCAGCCCGACGAGGAAGTTATAAAGATAGAAGAACTTGAGATCCCGGTACAGATAAACGGGAAACTAAGAGCGCATATAAAGATTCCCGTAGAAGCAAGTGAGGAAACTGTAAAATCCATAGCCCTTTCAAACGAAAAAGTCAGTAAGCTCTTGGACGGCAAAGAGCTAAAGAGGATCGTCTATGTTAAGAATAAACTCCTTAATTTGGTGGTGAAAGATGGATAACCTTTTGGCATGGCTTCTTTTTCTGGTAAAACTGATCTTTGCGATGTTTTTAATAGGTATTCCTCTACTTTTAATAATCGTATTCTTAGCCAATGCCCTTTACAAAAGGGTAATTCCAAGGTATGAGAAACTAAAAGAGGGAAAGATTAAGGAAGATCAATCAAAACCATAGCTCTCAAATTCGTTCCATGATGATGGAGGGTTCTCCCCACCCCATGGTTTTTTACCGTAAAAGATGGATCCCTCGTCTTTTATGTTGTCAAAAGTGGTATTTCTGAAACTTACCTTTCTGAGATCGGCATATGATACATCAACGTCTTTCAATAGTGTATTTTCAAAAGTGGATGACCTTACATATGAGTTTTCGAAAGAGGAGCTAAGTATCTGTGTATTTATAAACTCTCCGTCAGGTATCTGACAAACCGAAAGATCACACTTCTCTATAAAGCATCCCATAAAACTCGCCTGTCCCATGAAAGCTCTGGAAAAGGATGAGTTGGTGAGGCTGCACCTTATAAATTTAGCTCTCTGCAGATTTGCATAGTTAAAAATGCATTTATCAAGCAGGCAGTCCTGAAAGACGACCTCACCTAAAAAGGCTTCTGAAAAGTCAACATCTATAAGCGTACATTTTGTGAATCTGGCGCAGGTAAGTGTAGAGGCTCTAAAACTTCCCTTTTGTAAAATCAGGCTCTCAAACTCCCTAAACGAAAGGTCCAGATCTTCGTAATTCATATAGCCTTAGGTTTGCACACATCTATAATAGTTTGCACATCTTCCACAGGTTTGTATCGCCTTTTTACAGACATCATTCTATCTTCGTATGTTTCCATCTGTACTTTGTAAAATACACCTATAGGCACCGGGGCATTCGGGTCGTAATAGTGATCCAGATCATGAAAGGCAAGATCAAGAGCTTTTCTGTAGTCTGATGGATCGTGTCCTTGCTCGTTGATGTCTTTCACTTTCCCTTTATAATACTGAAAGGTATCCACCTTGTTGAAAGTGGGACATGGTGATATTACGTTTACAAAAGAAAATCCCTTATGCATTATAGCCTGCTTTATTATCTCCGTCATATGTTTTAAGTTCCCAGCGTAGGTCTGAGCGACAAAAGTAGCACCATAAGAAAGCATAGTAGCTATAGGATTTACAGGTCTATCAATAGAACCGTATGGGGTGAGAGAACCGTAAAGTCCCTCCCTTGACGTAGGTGATATCTGGTTTTTCGTTAGACCGTAAACCTGATTATCCATACATATGACAGTTATATCTATGTTTCTACGAGCTGCGTGAGGATTATGCCCAGCACCAATGGAAAATAGATCTCCGTCACCGGTTTCTACTATCACTGTGAGATCGGGTCTTGCCAACTTAATACCTATAGCTATAGGGATCGCTCTTCCGTGCAAGGAGTGTACCGAGTAGTTTTTAACAAAAAGCGGAAGCCTTGAAGAACACCCTATACCAGAGACTGAGACTATGTTTTCTGGTTTCAAACCAAGTTCCGAATAAGCTCTTGTCAAAGCTGCCACCACGCCAAAATCACCACACCCAGAACACCAAGTGGGTTCTACATCGCTTTTGTAGTCTGCAGGTCTCAGATGTACTTCCAACATAATTCACCTCCTTTAAATTAGTCCGTAGGCTTTCTCACCATACAGATCCGCAGGTGTTAATCTGCCTTCTTCAATGTGAGGATTTTCAAGTAGATACTCCAAAAACTCCTCTATTTCTTTGGGTATAAAGGGTTCCCCTCTGTAAATGCAGTAACTTATTGGTCTTATATGTGCTTCGGCTTTCAATATTGTGGCAAGCTGACCGCTCCAGTTACTTTCTGGCATTACTATCCTTTCACATTTCTTTGCAAAGTTCTCAACTATGTCTGTTCGTACAGGCCAAAGTAGCTTTGGATACATAGCATTAATCCTCCTGCCTTTGCTCCTCAACCTTTCAACCGCCTCTTTTGTAGCGGATGCGGTAAGACCCCACGATATGATGCCTATATCAGCCTTTTCAAAGGGTGTGTCAATTTCATAAAATCTTTCTGCGTCCTCATCCAAAAGTTTCTTCATCTTTTTGAACCTCTTTTCCATCTGCCAAGTTCTTATATCGGGTCTGTTTCTTGGGTCTGAATTTTCCTGACGTTCAAGCCCTGTTATGGCATGTATGGCATTCGGATCTCCAGGGATACCCATAGGTGTTATACCATCTTCAGTAAACAGAGCATACCTTAAAAACCTTCCAGCCTTTCTGAATTTACCTTCTCTGTCTTCCTCTAAGCTGTAAACCCATCTATCTATAACCTTTATATCTTTTACCTGCGGTGTAGGGAAAGCTTCCGCCCTTAAAGAAAGTGATGCATCTGTAAGCACTATAACGGGTATCTGATACTTTTCTGCTAAGTTGAAAGCTTCCACGGTGAGGTGAAAACTTTCTTCTACATTTGTGGGTGCAAGTACAGCTCTCGGTATCTCACCGTGTCCCGAATATACAGCGTGGTAAAGATCCCCTTGCTCATGCTTTGTAGGCATACCTGTCGCAGGTCCAACCCTCTGCACATCCACTATCACTATGGGAAGCTCAGTCATACCCGCGTAAGATAGGAACTCAGTCATGAGACAAAGACCAGGACCAGAGGTGGCGGTCATAGCCTTCATACCTGCAAAAGAAGCTCCCAAAGCCATACCCAAAGATGCTATTTCGTCTTCAGCCTGATACAGCCATCCCCCAACTTTTATGAGGTCTTCAACTATGTAATTTCCTACGGTGGTAGCTGGTGTTATTGGATAAGCTGCATAAAACTTGCAACCTGCCACCACGGCACCCTTGGCTATGGCTTGATTGCCTTCCATTATCACCACGTCCTTAGGTTCTTTTGAAGGTGGGAAAGTATACCCATCTATTTTCTTTAAGTTCTCTTTGACATAATTTACCCCTGTCTCCAAAGCCTTATAATTAAGTTCCACCAATTGTTGCCCTTTCCTGAAAAACTTTGCCTTTATAGAATCC
The Hydrogenobacter sp. genome window above contains:
- a CDS encoding metal-binding protein, which codes for MALGKSHDMVNLLLLPLSLYFIPKEFYLPFSLGYIVGTFFLSPDIDLKHSKPSKRWKYLKVLWLPYQKRSKHRGTSHIPIVGTFLRLIYLNLVVLFFYFFLVGIFSYVSPELSRILLSIDLEGFFRYLAKSESSFYFLLGLIVSEILHVLLDFLFTLKRLL
- a CDS encoding 2-oxoacid:ferredoxin oxidoreductase subunit beta; translation: MLEVHLRPADYKSDVEPTWCSGCGDFGVVAALTRAYSELGLKPENIVSVSGIGCSSRLPLFVKNYSVHSLHGRAIPIAIGIKLARPDLTVIVETGDGDLFSIGAGHNPHAARRNIDITVICMDNQVYGLTKNQISPTSREGLYGSLTPYGSIDRPVNPIATMLSYGATFVAQTYAGNLKHMTEIIKQAIMHKGFSFVNVISPCPTFNKVDTFQYYKGKVKDINEQGHDPSDYRKALDLAFHDLDHYYDPNAPVPIGVFYKVQMETYEDRMMSVKRRYKPVEDVQTIIDVCKPKAI
- a CDS encoding class I tRNA ligase family protein, giving the protein MKIGEFLKEHNLSVGDNFRFLLEKLGMYDERFVKELEDQIGEPAKMSKSKANTVDPEEAIKAYGADTIRLYILFAGPVEKDFEWTDEGVQGAYRFLRRLWNYFHKYLEDIAHVNYTKDELSGLDGSAKEIRRRTHQTLKKYLSDMEDLSFNTAIASIMELMNTLQDFDPKQESDFKALRESIEIILFMLYPITPHICDELWSRLGQKKSMAFYPFPQPDEEVIKIEELEIPVQINGKLRAHIKIPVEASEETVKSIALSNEKVSKLLDGKELKRIVYVKNKLLNLVVKDG
- the recJ gene encoding single-stranded-DNA-specific exonuclease RecJ → MRGISGREWVILSQLITPQKDMQEKYGYLIAQILANRNLDDRVFDNRLKNLLPYYLIPNIEQAVEKIVRSVKEGKRIIIYGDYDVDGVTGSVILYDFLKRAGAKVYSVLPTRQTGYGLRKEMVDTFAKYAQLLITVDNGTTAIEELKDSKIETIIIDHHNPHEELPKALIVNPKIDQTTPDELKEISSVALSFYLVARLRKELEIDIDVRDYLYLTAIGTLADVMPLNPLNRILVSNGIRMLNYIMTGGETKAYGIKALIEGIGIRDEITSRDITFSIAPRLNAPGRVSKPKIAMNLLLSKDEATARMWFRKVEEANEYRKYISSIAFERAMSEIHSQRERNFLVVRMGEWASGVAGIVAGKLSSTLSKPSAVFSVGKEFATASVRSVEGINVYEGLKKLSHMFIRWGGHTGAAGLTIKIEYLNNFERMIDEVFSEIKREEPRLYIDMFLNPLHVDEAIVRSLKMLEPYGEGFPQPVFVSDPLRIEKVETNNGRLILKAYPNITFISYNNIWGKKIQGVLSSNKRIVYSIDTRRGKVFNLLDIEDSDGFG
- a CDS encoding pentapeptide repeat-containing protein: MNYEDLDLSFREFESLILQKGSFRASTLTCARFTKCTLIDVDFSEAFLGEVVFQDCLLDKCIFNYANLQRAKFIRCSLTNSSFSRAFMGQASFMGCFIEKCDLSVCQIPDGEFINTQILSSSFENSYVRSSTFENTLLKDVDVSYADLRKVSFRNTTFDNIKDEGSIFYGKKPWGGENPPSSWNEFESYGFD
- a CDS encoding 2-oxoacid:acceptor oxidoreductase subunit alpha: MAFDLTIKIGGEGGEGVISAGDFLTESAARAGYYVVNFKSFPAEIKGGYAQSTVRFSDKKLYTTGDGFDILCCFNGEAYEFNRKHLKPGTVLVYDSSDFEPEKHEGVIVYPVPLSYLAKDVMKAYITKNVIALGVLCGLFDIPIESIKDSIKAKFFRKGQQLVELNYKALETGVNYVKENLKKIDGYTFPPSKEPKDVVIMEGNQAIAKGAVVAGCKFYAAYPITPATTVGNYIVEDLIKVGGWLYQAEDEIASLGMALGASFAGMKAMTATSGPGLCLMTEFLSYAGMTELPIVIVDVQRVGPATGMPTKHEQGDLYHAVYSGHGEIPRAVLAPTNVEESFHLTVEAFNLAEKYQIPVIVLTDASLSLRAEAFPTPQVKDIKVIDRWVYSLEEDREGKFRKAGRFLRYALFTEDGITPMGIPGDPNAIHAITGLERQENSDPRNRPDIRTWQMEKRFKKMKKLLDEDAERFYEIDTPFEKADIGIISWGLTASATKEAVERLRSKGRRINAMYPKLLWPVRTDIVENFAKKCERIVMPESNWSGQLATILKAEAHIRPISYCIYRGEPFIPKEIEEFLEYLLENPHIEEGRLTPADLYGEKAYGLI
- a CDS encoding nucleotide sugar dehydrogenase codes for the protein MLEYSSLLEGREKICVVGMGYVGLPLAVAFSKHFKVIGYDRKASRIKQLISGLDITGELRKEEILNSGVEFTDDERRISEAKFIIVAVPTPVDKLKNPDLSFLRDASTTVGRYLRKDSVVVYESTVYPGATEEVCVPILERESGLKWRRDFFVGYSPERVNPGDREHTVENIVKVVAGDTENTLELVASVYGKIIKAGIYKAPDIRTAEAAKVIENIQRDINIALMNELSMIFHKLDIDTKEVLKAAGTKWNFLKFEPGLVGGHCIPVDPYYLAHKSLQVGHVPELILAGRRINESVPSYIAYQTVKLLIKGGKSINSAKVLLMGITFKENVPDIRNSKVYELYRELEDFGVKVYVYDPVANDEEVRQEYGIDLLKDIKAHKPYDCVILAVKHDTFLESYDLSFYKSVMTKPYILVDVKGIYDRNTAFKEGFIYWRL
- the thrS gene encoding threonine--tRNA ligase, translating into MIRVIINDKVYEVEKGTPLGEIYKKAGIKDALGGKVDGKVYDLQTPIRKDAHVIPIYRDDPESLEILRHSLAHIMAQALKEIYGKDRVHLGVGPTTEEGFYYDVEIEGVRLSEEDLPKIEEKMREIIQRDYPILRREIDREQAKKLFEELKERYKLDIIERISPEDVISVYEQNDFVDLCRGPHLPSTGMTGAFKLTHLSGAYWMGDASKPMLQRIYGMAFWDSKELQERLNFYEEAKKRDHRKLGRELELFLIDDDVGPGLVLWLPKGGAYRKVLEDYWKEEHEKRGYQFVYTPHMGNAKLWQISGHLDYYKPNMFPSMQVEHEEYFVKPMNCPFHIAIYKSRVRSYRELPLKLAELGTVYRYEMSGVLHGLMRVRGFTQDDAHIICTPEQVEGVIYETLEFAISMLRDFGFNEFKVYISTKPIDAIGSEQQWELAERSLKKAVEVMGIDYQIDEGGGAFYGPKIDVKIKDAIGRLWQCSTIQFDFNLPERFDMTYVGPDNKRHRPYMIHRALLGSIERFTGVLLEHYAGTLPVWLSPIQIRIIPISEKHINYAKEIERKLKDEGLRVETDDNQERLGAKIRDAELQKIPYVIVIGDKELKEGKISVRSKRDGNLGSMPLDDFVKLVKEKIRTKAT
- the murC gene encoding UDP-N-acetylmuramate--L-alanine ligase, coding for MFRERIRRFHFVGIGGIGMSGIAQVLLEMGYKVSGSDLRESKNVELLRKKGAKISIGHKPENVENVDVVVYSSAVSEDNPEIIQAKRMGIPTISRGEMLAELFRIREGIAVCGSHGKTTTTSMIAHIVHDAGYDPTVIIGGVLQKFGGNARFGKDDLIISEADESDGSFLKLMPTVAVITNIDREHLGYYKDLEEIKSAFLRFANSVPFYGFCVMNADDENSKDVMKKVKRRLITFGIKESSDVMARSINIERGCYQFDLYFYEKPLERIKLSVAGRHNVYNALASVAVSLQMGISVDTIKKALETFKNAERRLEFKGYFNGALVYDDYGHHPTEIKAVISALREMYPKKRLLLVFQPHRYSRTYYLLEEFAQVLKESDVCFLTDIYSAGEENLYGVSAEVLAKLAGCNFFEDRAELFNAIRREARDTDVILFMGAGSISKWCEEFLEPVKI